A region from the Paraburkholderia youngii genome encodes:
- a CDS encoding NmrA family NAD(P)-binding protein, with product MFVIFGAAGHVGQASAAALRRAGQPVRAVVRDATQAEALAAIGCEIARADLNDAESVARAIDGAQAVQWLCPVPRAHDDPAAAMRRIIDAGVAALRTAAPPRLLALSDYGAEHSDGTGITTLFHYLETQLRNVASSLILLRAAEHMHNWARVLPVALGRGMLPSLHDPLDKLFPTVAAEDVGALAAQLLLDEAPSRETPRVVSIEAKERVSALDVARTLAELSERPVIAQRVPRDQWGGVLRGAGLGERHAQLIVDLYDAHNAGRIDVEANVSERRFGATTLRQVLEALLSRVGGTQAAAR from the coding sequence GTGTTCGTCATTTTCGGAGCGGCCGGTCATGTGGGACAGGCGAGCGCAGCCGCCTTGCGTCGCGCGGGCCAACCAGTACGCGCGGTGGTGCGCGACGCAACCCAAGCGGAAGCGCTCGCGGCAATCGGCTGCGAGATCGCGCGCGCCGACCTCAACGACGCGGAATCGGTCGCGCGCGCGATCGACGGCGCGCAGGCGGTGCAATGGCTCTGTCCAGTCCCGCGTGCGCATGACGATCCCGCGGCCGCCATGCGGCGCATCATCGACGCGGGCGTCGCCGCCTTGCGCACGGCCGCGCCGCCGCGGCTCCTCGCGCTATCCGACTACGGCGCCGAGCACTCGGACGGCACCGGCATCACGACGCTGTTCCACTACCTCGAAACGCAGTTGCGCAACGTCGCGTCATCGCTGATCTTGCTGCGCGCCGCCGAGCACATGCACAACTGGGCGCGCGTGCTGCCGGTCGCGCTCGGCCGGGGCATGCTGCCGAGTCTGCATGATCCGCTCGACAAGCTGTTTCCGACCGTCGCCGCCGAGGACGTCGGCGCGCTTGCCGCGCAGTTGCTGCTCGATGAAGCGCCATCGCGCGAGACGCCGCGGGTGGTCAGTATCGAAGCGAAAGAACGGGTGAGCGCGCTCGACGTCGCGCGCACCCTGGCGGAACTGTCGGAGCGGCCGGTGATCGCCCAGCGGGTGCCGCGCGACCAATGGGGTGGCGTGCTGCGCGGCGCCGGGCTCGGCGAGCGTCACGCGCAATTGATCGTCGATCTGTACGACGCGCACAACGCTGGCCGCATCGACGTGGAGGCGAACGTGAGCGAGCGACGCTTCGGCGCCACGACGTTGCGACAAGTATTGGAGGCGCTGCTATCGCGCGTGGGCGGTACGCAAGCGGCGGCGCGGTGA
- a CDS encoding AraC family transcriptional regulator — protein sequence MNAVTPIPAPAPHSGSRIAVRTSRALGWHGFGADLVNVSAGLHRMPAFVHHRVGVHVGAPVTARCLCDARRHTRIQAHGDADVIPAGLEGQWSDDAACTIFSVWFAEDFARRTVEQLALKPADAQLRPRFQMRDARFQHLAWALRAELEADDASDPLYAESLCTAMLVRLIGVEPLPANRRRTLAPRTAARVIEFIDAHLDQRLTLDELAMQAQLSVPHFKVLFRDTLGVPVHQYVVQRRVERARTLLLQGRLSASQIALETGFAHQSHMAHWMSRLLGATPRELRVAARDDAVTSEQAKTLR from the coding sequence ATGAATGCCGTCACCCCGATTCCCGCGCCTGCGCCGCACAGCGGCTCGCGCATCGCCGTACGCACCAGCAGGGCGCTCGGCTGGCATGGTTTCGGTGCGGATCTGGTCAACGTGTCGGCCGGTTTGCATCGGATGCCGGCGTTCGTCCATCACCGTGTGGGAGTGCACGTCGGCGCGCCGGTGACCGCGCGCTGTCTGTGCGATGCGCGCCGCCATACGCGGATTCAGGCGCACGGCGACGCGGACGTGATCCCCGCGGGGCTCGAAGGTCAGTGGAGCGATGATGCCGCCTGCACGATTTTCAGCGTCTGGTTTGCCGAGGACTTCGCGCGACGGACCGTCGAGCAACTCGCATTGAAACCGGCCGACGCGCAGCTGCGTCCGCGCTTCCAGATGCGCGACGCGCGCTTTCAGCATCTCGCCTGGGCGCTGCGCGCGGAGCTCGAAGCGGACGATGCATCCGATCCGCTGTACGCCGAAAGTCTGTGCACGGCGATGCTGGTGCGTCTGATCGGCGTCGAACCGCTGCCCGCCAACCGGCGGCGGACGCTGGCGCCGCGTACGGCCGCGCGCGTGATCGAGTTTATCGACGCGCATCTCGATCAGCGTTTGACGCTCGACGAGCTCGCCATGCAGGCACAACTGAGCGTGCCGCATTTCAAGGTGCTGTTTCGCGACACGCTCGGTGTGCCCGTGCATCAGTACGTGGTACAGCGCAGGGTGGAGCGCGCGCGAACGCTGCTGCTGCAAGGACGCCTCAGCGCAAGCCAGATCGCGCTCGAGACGGGCTTTGCGCATCAGAGCCATATGGCGCACTGGATGTCGCGTTTGCTGGGTGCAACGCCGCGTGAACTGCGCGTCGCCGCGCGCGATGACGCGGTGACGTCGGAGCAGGCGAAGACACTACGTTGA